CGGCGGCGTCCGCGGCCGGTGACGACGACCACCACGGCGGAGACGGCGGCAGGGGGAACCGGTTCGGCGAACCTCGCGAAGGCGGCCGGCACCGCGGACGCGGCGCCTGGTGAAGCGGCCGGCGCGGGCGGTCCGCACTCCCCGGCGCCCCCGGCGTCCTCGGCGTCCTCGGCCGAGAACGCCTCGAAGGGCGCCGAGTCGCCACAGCCGACGTCGGAAATGGAAACGGAATCCGATGACGGGCCGGAACCGGAGGCCGGCAAGACCCCGGCAGTCGGCGCCGTCACGTCCACCACGCGCCGGCCCCGTCGCGGTCGCGACTCCTCGCGCTCCGCCGCCGCGGGCTTCCCGGCGCGGCGCCGAGGGGTACGGATCGCCCTGGCGGCCGGAGCCGTCGCCGTGCTCGCCGTGCCGGCGGCGTACGCCGTGACCCGCTACGCCGCGGACGAGCCGACTCCTTCGGGGCCCTCGGCTCCCGTGAGCCCCTCGTCGAGCCGGACCGCGCCGTACACCCCCGGGCCCGGGACGAGCGCCTCCGCCTCGACCTCTCCCACGGCGAGCGGCTCCACCACCGCGGGCGGCAGCGCCTCCCCCGTCGCCGGGGCGAGCTCGCCCGCGCCCGGCCGGGAAGGGTCGGGCACGCCCGGGGGGACACCGCCCTCCGGCGACGGCGCGGCCGTGCAGCCACCGAGCGTCGGGGTGAGCTCGTACAACTGGGACGCGCCCTGCGGGGCGAACTTCCTGCTCAATCAGCCGGAGGGACAGGTACCGCCGCCCAGCGCCCCGCAGGACACCCGGGGTTGGGCCAGGGCGCTCGGGGCCGTTGACGCCGGAGCGATGCAGCTCCAGTTGACCGCCAAGGGCCGTACGGACGAGGCGGTGGTCATCACCGGGATCGACGTGCGCGTGGTCGAGCGCGGCGCGCCGCTCGCGTGGCGGGCCTTCTCCATGGGCGACGGCTGCGGCAGCGGCATCACCCCTCAGACCTTCGACATCGACCTGGACGACGCCCGGCCCGTGACCAGGGCGAAGGACGGTCAGGACGGCGGATCCACCGTGCCCGCCAAGGGCTTCCCGTTCAAGGTCTCGTCGCACGACCCGCAGGTGTTCAACCTCGACGTCCACACCGAGGGACATCTGGCGAGCTGGTATCTGGAGGTCGGTTGGAGCAGTGGTGACCGGCGCGGCACGGTGCGCGTGGACGACGGCGGTCGGCCCTTCCGCACGAGCGCGCTGGAGGGCCGACCGAGGTACGGCTGGTGGCCGGACCGCAGCGAGTGGGTTGCCCTGTGATCCCCCGCGCGCCGCGTTGAACTCCTCGCGCGTACGGCCGCGAAGGTGCCGGGTCCGGATCGCGGAGGTGCCAGGTGCGGATTCAGGCGCGGCGCGGGCCGGGGCGGGTACGGCGGTGCAGGCCCGCCAGGAGCGCTCCCAGGGCGAACGACTGGATCAGGACGGAGAGGAGGATGCCTCCGAAGAAGAACCAGTCGGGCATCGGCGTCCCGCCCCACACGGCTTCTCCGAGCGCGCCCACGAGGAAGAACGTGGGCAGGGCGAGGAAGACGGGCCATACCCAGACGAATCCGGGGTCGTCGGCGAACAGGGTCACGGCCGTGGCCATCGCGGCGAGGCAGGCGATCAGACCGAGGTAGATCGCCGACGCGCGGTTGGTGACGGTCAGGCGGATGAAGGTTCGGGCGTTCACGGTGTGCCCCCTCGGTAGTGGTTTCTCTTTCCCTCCCCATGTTTCGGGAGGGACCGGGGGTCTGTCGTGAGTACCCGTACCCGGTTCGGTCGGCGCTTGATCACGGTCCCGGGTGAGCCCGCACACCCGGGACCGGGTACCGGTCAGGGCCCGTGCGGGCGGGAGCCCGCCGTCCTGCGCTCCGGCGGGGGCCCGCCGGCGGGTGACCGTTCGCGCAGATGTGCTCGTGGGACCGGGGGCGCGCCCCGGCCTAGAGTTACGCGCTGTCTGCCGGCCCTCGTCGGGTCGGCCGCGTCCGTGGTTCGGTTCGGCGTCGAGGGAGACCGCTCATGGCCAGCGCGTTTCAGGAGCGCAAGCTCAAGGGGATGTTCGCCGCGTTCGACGCGGACGGCGACGGCTTCCTGCGCGAGGAGGACTTCACCTCGCTCGTCGCCCGATGGAGCCGACTGCCGGGAGTGGGGCCCGGCACGGAGGTCCGCGAGCGGATGGAAACCCTGCTCATGGGGTGGTGGGCGGCGCTGCTGGAAGTCGGGGACACCAACGGGGACGGCGCGATCGACATGGGCGAGCTGCTCGCCCTCGTCGACCGGCTGCCCGCCATGGTCGCGGACGTCACCGCGACCGCCGACACCGTCTTCGACGCCGTGGACGCCAACGGCGACGGCCGCATCTCCCCCGAGGAACACCGCACGCTCGTCGAGACGTGGAACGGTCGGCCCGTGGACGTGACGGGCGTCTTCGAGCTGCTCGACCTGAACGGCGACGGCCACCTCAGCCGCGAGGAGTTCGCACTGCTGTGGCGCCAGTTCTGGATCAGCGACGATCCGGCGGAACCGGGCAACTGGCTGTGCGGTCGGATCTCCGGCTGACGGCTGACGGCTGACGGCTGACGCGGCAGTGACCCGTGGCTCGCCGACGCGCGCGCGTCGGCGGGTCACGCGGCACCGGGAGCGGGAGCGGCACCGGGAGCGGGCGGCCGGCCCTCCGTGCTCAGCGTGCGCTGCCGAGGTTCCGGTCCTCCTCACTGCCGGACAGCATGAGCGTGGTCTCCTCTATGCGGCGGAATCGGCCGTCGTCGGCGAACTCGCCGAAGAGGTAGACCTCGGTGCGGACGCCGGAGCCGTCCTTCTTGACGACGTCGACCGTGTGACGATCGGCGTACATCCTTCCGTCGGTCAGTTCCTCGTGCACCTCGACACTGCCCGTCGCGACCACCGTGCGCAGGTGGGCGATGTGGGCGATGAACCCGTCGCGCTCGTCCCACGTGCCGTTCGTGCGCTGGCGGTAGTCGGGGGCGAAGTGCCGCTCGACGGCTTCCCCGAGGTCGAGCTCCGGGGTGAACAGGAGGTCGTTGAGGGCGGCGGCGATGTTGGTGTGGCTCATGGTTGTCCTCCGTGACGGGGTGGCTTCGACCCGATAATGCGTGCGCTGCGCACGCTTCCGAGCATACACAGACTGCGTGCGCGGCGCACGCTATTCTTGGACCGTGAACAACGAGACGGGACACGAGGTCGCCGACGCCCTGGGCGACCTGCTCAAGCGCACCCTCCGGGCCGACCTGCACCGGGCCCTCACCGAGGACCTGGGAGAGGCCGTCGACGAGGTCACCTACCCGGTACTCAGCGGGCTGGCCAGAACGGGCCCCCGCAGCGCCGCCGACCTGGCCGCCGACGTGGGGTTGGACCGTTCCGGCGTGAGCCGACGAGCCTCACGACTGGAGGCCGCGGGCCTCGTGCGCCGCGAACAGGACCCGGCCGACCGGCGGGCCGTCCTGCTGACGCTCACCACCCGGGGCTCCCGCACGGTGGAGATCATGCGGCAGCGCTTGGCCTCGCGCATCGAGGCGTCCTTGAGCTCCTGGCCACCGGAGGAGGCCCGCTCGTTCGCCGTCAACCTGCGCCGATTCGTCGACGAGGGCCCCTTCACGGGCCCCACCGAACAACAGTGACGTCAATGAATCCTTGACAAGGTACCCGCGTCAAGGTTTTCTTGACACATGCCGAACACGATGACGAACACCGCACCCGACGGCGCCACTTCGGCGCTGACCGTCCTCCTGCCACTCGTCACGGTCGTACCCGCGCTCACGGCGATGTTCGCCGATCGCCTCAGCACCCCCGCGACCGTGGTCCTGATCGCGTTCGACCTCGCCCTGGTCGCCGTCACGGCCGGATGCTTCGCCCGCTCGGCCGCGGCCCGACGAGCCGCGACCGAGCGCGCACGCCGCGACGAGGACGTGCTGGACGCGCTCGACCACCGTCCCGGGAAGCGACTTTGAGCGGCGAGCAGTTGCTCGGCCCGCAGGAGGCCGCCAGGATCCGCGAGGGCATCGCCGCGGCCGTGCTGGGTGTATCCGACGACCTGGCCGATTCCCTCGAACACGATGCCGCGGGCTACCTGCGGCTGGTCGACGCCTCGCGCGTCGGCGCAGAGGAGGCCGGCCGGTTGCTGCGCGAGGCCGTCCAGGGCGCCAGGGCGGCAGGCCACAGCTGGGACACCGTGGGCCGCGTCCTGGGGGTGAGCCGCCAAGCCGCGCAACAGCGGTTCGCGAACAAGGACAAGGACGCCGCCCCGTCCGGGGCGTCGGGCAACCCCGACGCTCCCGAGCGACGGATCCTCACCCCCCTGACCGCGTTCAACGAGATGGCCGCACTCGCCGACGCCGGGCGCGACGGGTGGCACCTGGTCGGCTACGGCGCTTTCTTCCACGAGGTCGAGGCCTCCGACCACGCCTGGGAGCACTGCCGGGTGCCGGTGGTGTCCGGCGGACGCCACCGGCGACTGGAGGCCGACGGATGGATCGCGGTCGGCGAGGGCTGGTTCCCGTGGCGCTACTACAAGCGCCCACTGCCTCCCGCCGGGACCGACGACAAACACTGAACGCCCAACAGCCGACACCCGACGCCCGGGCGACCGGCGCCCGCCAACCCGCGTCAGCCCCTCAGCCCTCAGGCCTAGGTGTATTGATCACGAGTGTTGTTGACACTCGGTAGGTCTTGAACATGGCGAAGACCTCCGGTGTGGTGGGAGCTGTCTAGGAACCCATTGCACGACGGAGGTCTTCATGTCCCACCGTAATGCCCGGCTGACCGTCTTCGGTAGGCGCCTGCTGATCGAACGCGTCGTATCGGGCCGACCGGTCGCCCACGTGGCCGCCGAGATGGGCATATCGCGGGCCACCGCCCACAAGTGGATGCGACGGTGGCGGGCCGAAGGCGAGGCCGGGCTCCACGACCGCTCCAGCCGGCCCCGCACGAAGCCGCACCGGACCCCCGCCGACGTGGAGACGAGAGTCTGTGACCTGCGGCGGGCACGCAAACTGGGCCCCGCCCGCATCGGCCCGGTCCTGGGGCTGCCCGCCTCGACCGTCCACCGGATCCTGACCCGCCACGGCATGCACCGCCTCGCGTTCATGGACCGTCCGACCGGCACTGTGATCCGCCGCTACGAACGCGACCACCCAGGCGAACTCATCCACGTGGACGTGAAGAAACTCGGCCGGATCCCCGACGGCGGCGGCCACAAGGTGCTGGGCCGCGACGCGGGCCGGCCGATCCGGGGGATGGGCTTCGACTACGTCCACTCCGCGGTCGACGACCACTCCCACCTCGCCTACAGCGAGATCCACAACGACGAGAAGGTCGCGACCTGCGCGGGTTTCCTCACCCGCGCGGCCGCGTTCTTCCACAGCCAGGGCATCACCCGCATCGAACGAGTCCTCACGGACAACGCGTGGGCCTACCGCAAGGGCCTGGCCTGGAAGAACGTCCTGGCCGAGCTCGGCGCCAGCGGCAAACTCACCCGTGCCTACCGGCCCCAGACCAACGGCAAGGTCGAACGCTTCAACCGCACCCTGCTGGACGAGTGGGCCTACCTGCGGCCCTACACCTCCAACCAGGAACGGACCGAAGCCCTGACAGACTTCCTCCACACCTACAACCACCACCGCTGCCACACCGCACTCGACGGCAACCCACCCATCAACCGTGTTAACAACCCTGCGGGTCAATACACCTAGGACGTTTCCTGTGGATCATCCTCACCGGTCTTTGTGCAGCCTGGATACGGTGGCTGCATGACGACGATCCTGCGGCACCCTCGGCCTGGATTCACGTGGGATTGGTGGGCGGTGGACGCTCACGGTTTCCTCGTGCACTTCAGCGATGGTCCTGCTCCGGAGCATCTGCTGGCGCATGTGGATCGTGTCGATGCCGCTGCTGCGTGGGCGGAAGAGAACTGTCCCGCGTGGTTCAACGCTGGTCCCCTGCCGCTTCACACCTTCAACTGCAACGGCGAGCTGCCCACTTACCTGCGCAGCGGCGTTCCTGACTCCCCACTGCGGCTGTCCGACGCGCCAGCGGCCATCGCGAATGTGGCGGTCTTGGTTGAACTGCACCGGGCAGTGGGAGACACCTGGACGGTTCACCTTGACGAAGGCTGGGTCTAGGCAGCTCGACTGGCATCACCTTGCTGACCAGATGAAGATGGCGGCGAGGTGGAGTCCGGCGAGGTAGATGGTGGCGGTTTTGTCGTAGCGGGTGGGTGCGCCACGAGGCGCCATGGAATCGAGTGAGGTGAGAGACCTTCACCACCGGGTTGTCGTAGCAATCCGGTTGAAGCTGGGGGCAGTTCGGTTCGGGGGATGCCGAGCCGAGCGGTAAGCAGCCCCGACAACGCCGGGACGGGTTGGTACTGCCAGACGATCCGGGTCCGGCTAGCGAGACAGGAAGGTGCACGCGAGAAATCAGTGCCTGACGCCCCGTAATTACGACACCGGCTCGAACCTGGCGGATCTGGGCCGGACGCAGTGCACGACCACCAGCGCTCTTCGGTGGTCGACTCCGAAGCCGACTCCATTCATCGGTGGGGAGGCCACGCCGAAAGTCTGCGGCGTAAGCGTGGCGATGCTGCCGGGGTAGAGCTGGGCACCTCACCTGTCGATCGATTTCGTGGTGAACGTGGGAACTGTCCGCGGTCGTCCCTGTATCGGACATCCAGTCCGGTCGGGGACAGGTCCATCGCCGGCTGATGGCCGTCGGGCAGGACGGAGGCTCCGTAGTACTCCGAGGCCGGGAAAGCCGGTCACATGGGGAAGGGGGCCAGCAAGTCGGCAGTAAGGAGACTGGAATGCCAGGAGGCTGTCGCCGGTGAATACCGACGAGCTGGAATGGGCCTTGATGAAGGCCGAACGCCGGGTACTGGAGATCCAGACCAAGCTGCACCGTTGGGCTGTCGATGATTCTCATCGCAGGTTCGACGACCTGTTCAACCTCGTGGCCGATCCCGCCTTCCTGTTGGTGGCGTGGGACCGTGTCCGGGGAAACAAGGGTGCCCGCACGGCCGGAGTGGATGGGAAGACCGCCCGCTCCATCGAGGTCGGGCAAGGGGTCGAGACGTTTCTCGACAAGCTGCGGACCCAGATCAGAGACCGCAGCTTCTATCCGGTCCCTGTCCGCGAGCGGATGATTCCCAAGGCGAATGGCAAGCTTCGTCGTCTCGGGATTCCGACCGTGGCGGACCGAGTGGTCCAGGCGTCCTTGAAGCTGGTGCTGGAGCCGGTATTCGAAGCGGATTTCCTCCCGTGTTCTTATGGGTTCCGCCCGAACCGCCGAGCCCACGATGCGATCGCCGAGAGTCGCTACCTCGCCAGCCACGGATACGAGTGGGTGGTGGAGGGCGACATCACGGCGTGCTTCGACGAGATCGCGCACCCGGCCCTCATGGAACGGGTGCGGAATCGAATCGGGGACAAGCGGGTGCTGTCCTTGGTGAAGGCGTTCTTGAAGTCCGGGATCTTGTCCCGTGACGGAGCTTTCACGGACACACGCACCGGGACCCCGCAGGGCGGGATCCTGTCGCCGCTGCTGGCCAACATCGCACTCTCGGTCCTGGACGAGCACATCGCCCAGGCCCCCGGAGGGCCAGATGGCACCTCCGAGGACCGGCGCAGGAGACGGCGCCGAGGATTGCCCAACTACCGGCTGGTCCGGTACGCGGACGACTTCCTCGTACTCGTCTTCGGGCGCCGCGAACATGCCGAGGAACTACGCGACGAGGTCGCAGAGGCATTGAAGTCGATGGGCCTTCGCCTGTCGGTGGAGAAGACAAAGATCACGCACATTGACGAGGGCCTTGATTTTCTCGGATGGCGCATCCAGCGCCACTGGAAACGGGGCACTGACCGGCAGTACATCTACACCTATCCCGCACGGAAGTCAGTACGTTCCGTAACGGGCAAGGTGAAGGAACTGACCGGACGACAGAACGTCGGCCTGTCGCTGGAGTCCTTGCTCCACCGACTGAACTCGGTGTTGCGAGGATGGTGCGCGTATTTCCGTCCCGGAGTGTCGAACGTCGCTTTCTGTTACCTCAGCCACTACACGTGGATGAGGGTGACTAGATGGATCCGGCGCAAACATCCCGGAATCACTTGGAAGCAGCTCCGCCGACGTTATTACAGCGGCGGCTGGTGGCCTGTCACAGAGGAAGCGGAACTGCTCAACCCGGCAAAGGTAAGCACGACCAGATACCGATACCGGGGAAAACTCATTCCGTCTCCGTGGCCCACTACGGCATGAGGAACTGAACACCCCGGAACGAGATTTGTGGAGAGCCCGGTGCCCGGAGACGGGCACGCCGGGTTCGGGAGGCGGCTCGGGGAAACCCACTGGTGGAAACATCAGCAGGGCGCCCCGAGTCGACCTCACCCAGTCCGCGCCACTGCTTGAGCTTGTTGATGCACCGCTCGACCGTGTTGCGCTGCTTGTAGGCGTCGCGGTCGAAGGCAGGTGGTCTGCCGCCTCGGCTGCCGAGACGCTTGCGGTTGGCGGCCTGGTCGGCGGGCTGCGGGATCACGGCCCGGATCCCACGTCGGCGGAGATGGGTGCGGATCGCGCGGGACGAGTACGCCTTGTCGGCCAGGACCACGTCTGGCGTGATCCTGGGCCGACCGAGCGGCCGGGGCACCCGCAAGCGGGCCATGACCTCGGAGAACGCGGGCGCGTCCCCGGCCTGTCCGGGCGTGAGCACGAAGGCCAGTGGCCGGCAGCGAATGTCGGCGGCGAGATGGATCTTGGTCGTCAGTCCGCCACGGGAGCGTCCGAGGGCATGGTCGTCCGGCTCACCGACTGGAGCCCCTTTTGACGGGCCCCGGCGGCGTGCTGGTGCGCGCGGACGACGGTGGAGTCGACCGCGATGACCCAATCGATGTCGCCCTCGGCGTCGGCCTGGGCGAGCAGGGTGGTGAAGACCCTCTCCCAGGTGCCGTTGGCCGCCCACATGCGCAGTCGGTTGTGGGCGGCCTTCCATGAACCGAAGTACTCGGGCAGGTCCATCCACGGTGTCCCAGTGCGGTACTTGAACGCAATCGCGTCGATCACCTGCCGGTGATCACGCCACCGCCCACCCCGCCGAGGCGTCCGGTCCGGCAGCAACGGCTCGATCCGTGCCCATTGGGCGTCAGTCAACGACACACATCAACAAACGATCAGATGATCCGAAGGAAACGGCCTAGCCCTCAGCCCCGGTCCTCAGGCCCAGGCGTCGAGTGTGCCGAAGAAGGCGCGGACATCCGTCACGAAGGCCTCCGGCTGCTCCAGTGCGAGGAAGTTGCCTCCCTGTTCCAGCTCGGTCCAGTGGGTGACGTTGTGGTCCCGCTCGGCGAAGCGCCGGATGGCGATGTCGGTGTCCAGGACGACGGCCACACCGGTCGGGACGGTGCCGCGCGGCTTCGGGGCCCAGGCGCTCGGGTCGTGGGCCGACTCGTAGTACAGGTTCGCGGAGGAGCCCGCCGTACCGGTGAACCAGTACACGCTGATGTTGGTCAGCAGTCGATCGCGGCCCACGGCATCCTCGGGAAGCTCGGCCTCCGGGTCCGTCCACTCCTTGAACTTCTCTGCGATCCAGGCGAGTTGGCCGACCGGCGAGTCGTGCAGTCCGTGGGCGAGGGTCTGTGGGCGGGTGGACTGGATGGCGTTGAAGCCCATCTTGTCCTGCTGGAAGTCCTCCAGTCGTGCCAGTCGCTCCCGCTCGGGCCCGGTCAACCCGTCACATTCGCCCGGCGCCCCCGAGGGGAAGGTGATCAGGCCGTTGACGTGGACGCCGATGACCCGGTCGGGCGCCCGACGCCCCATCTCCAGGGCGATCCAGGCCCCGCCGCCCGTCCCCTGAGTGCCGTAGGTGTCGTAGCCGAGCCGCGCCATCAGCTCGACGAACGCACCCGCGATACGGCCGGTGTTCCAGCCCGCCTCGCCGAGCGGGCCGGAGAAACCGGTGCCGGGCGTGGAGGTGACGACGACGTGGAAGTCCCGGGTCAGCGGCGCGATGACGTCGACGAACTGCACGAACGAGCAGGGCCAGTCGTGTACCAGGAGCAGCGGAACGGCCGTCGGATTCTGCGAACGGACGTGCAGGAAGTGGATGTTCTGGCCGTCGATCTCGGTGGTGAACTGCGGGAACCCGTTGAGTTCCGCCTCCGCCTTCCGCCAGTCGAAGCCGTCGGCCCAGTAGGCGGCCAGTTCCTTGAGGTAAGCGGTCGGCACGCCCCGGCTCCAGCCGGTGCCGGGGATGTCGCCGGCCCAGCGCGTACGCGCCAACCGGGTGCGCAGGTCGTCGAGTTCCTCCTGCGCGACGTCGATACGGAAGGGACGGATCTGGGCGTCGGTGTTGCTGCTGGTCTCCATGGGCAAGACAGTATTCTCAATATAGGCACGTCCCGTTCCTATTAAGACCTCAGGCTTGGGTTTCATGCTCGACACTTCCGCACGTCTGCTGCGTCTGCTCTCCCTGCTGCAAACCCCCCGCGCCTGGCCGGGGTCCGAACTGGCCGAGCGCCTGGGGGTGAGCGGGCGCACCGTCCGCAATGACATCGACCGCCTGCGGGAACTCGGCTACCCCGTGGACGCCGCGCGCGGGGCCGCCGGCGGGTACCGGCTGGGTGCCGGAGCGGCGATGCCCCCGTTGCTGCTCGACGACGAGGAGGCGGTCGCGGTGACGATCGCGCTGCGCACCGCCGCGCGGGGCGCCGTCCCCGGCACCGAGGAGACCTCGCTCCGGGCACTGGCCAAGCTCGAACAGGTGCTGCCGTCGCGGCTTCGCCGACGGGTGCGGACGCTCCAGGCCTACACCGTGGCCGTGCCTGCCGACCGACCGGCCCCGGCGGTCTCCGCGGACGTGCTGACCGCCCTGGTGTCCGCCTGTCGCGACCGGGAACGACTGCGCTTCGACTATCTGGACCACGCCGGGTCGCCGACCCGGCGCGTCGTGGAGCCGCACCGGGCGGTGAACTGGGGGCGGCGCTGGTATCTCGTGGCGTGGGACGTGGAGCGGGAGGACTGGCGGACGTTCAGGGTCGACCGGATCCGGCCCCGCACCCCGACCGGGCCGCGATTCGCCCCGCGCGAGGTACCGGGTGGTGACTTCGCGGCGTACGTCTCCGGCCGCGTGTCGGGCGCGGCCTGGCGCCACCACGCGCGCGTGACCGTCCACGCGCCGGCGACGGCGGTGATCGAGCGGATCAACCCCGCGGTGGGCACGGTGGAGGCGATCGACGCCGACAGCTGCACCCTGGTCACCGGCGCCGACACGGTACAGACCCTCGCCGTGCATCTGGGCATGCTCGACTTCGACTTCGACGTCACCGGGCCCGCGGAACTGGTCGCCCACCTGCGGCGGCTCGCGGGCCGCTACTCCCGCTCGACACCTGCGCCCCAGTGAACGGACAGTCCCGGGGAGTTCCCGCGGTGCGCGGGTGACGGGCCCCGCGCGCGGAAGGGTGGCGGGGCCCGTCGGTCAGCAGGTCCGGTAGCGGTAGTCGCCCGATCCGGGGGCGGAGACGTCCAGGTCACGCTGGACGATGGAGAGCTTCGCGGCCCAAGCGGAGCAGGCCCGGTTGTAGCCGGAGGACTCGTACTCGATGACGAACACGCGGTTCGCGTACGCCTTCGCGAAGTCACCGCATTCGTCGTACCGGCCGCACTCCTCGGCCACGGCGAAGTCGAAGCCGACCTTCGCGCGGTCGGGGAGCATCTCGGCGGTGTTCTTCTGGGCGACGGCGAGACCGTCGGCGTGCGCGCGGTCGGCCAGGAGCTTGGCGAAGGCCACATTGTGGGCCTTCGTCAGGCGGCCCTTGGAACGGCTGAAGGAGTCGAGGTTGTCCGGTTCGACGGCCTGGTAGCCACTGCGGGCGCAGCCGCCGATCCAGTCTCCGACGATCTTCGCGAGGCGGGTGCGCTTGTCGGCCGTCGAGGTGTCCAGGAGCGCCTCGCCCCAGTTCTCGTCGATGACGGGCTTCTTGTTGCCGTCGCGCAGCACCAGGTCGGGGTGGTTCTTCTGCCACCAGTCGAAGGCGTCGGGCTGGGTCTGGAAGGCGTTGACGTAGCAGACGTTGTACAGGCCCGCGGCGGGCTTCGCGGAGCGGTCGCGGGAGAGCGCCTTCACGCCCTTGGGCGGCGTGTACGCGTGTCCGATCTGGTAGTCGAAGGCCATGTTCGCCGCGGGGAGCCGGGGGGCCGCGGCCTGCCCGGCGGACGCCTGGAAGAGCATCAGGCCCGCGCCGAGGGCGGCCGTGACGCCGACCGCGCCGGCGGCGAGGGTGCGCTTGCGGCGCAGGAAGGGGGTTGCGGAGTGTTTCGGCACACGTGCTCCAGTACGAGATGCGGTCTGGTGTTCGCATCCTGTGCGAGGGGTCATGAGGATTTCATGAGACGGGGCCGTTCCCGGGCACCGTGCTCCGTCCTCGGGCGCGCCGCGCCTCGCGCGGTCCGAGGAGGAGGCGGAACACCGCCCCGCCGCCCGGCCGGGTGTCCGCCGTGAGGCCGCCGCCGTGGGCGGTGGCCACCTCCGCCACCAGCGACAGCCCGATCCCCGAGCCACCGCCCGGGGAACGGAACCGTGACGTCAGGGCCGGCAGGTCCGCCGCCGCGACGCCGGGACCCCGATCGGAGACGGCCACGACGGGGCCGCGGACGGTGACGTGCACCTGCGCGCGCCCCGCGGGGTCACCCGGAGTGCGGCCGTGCCGCAGGGCGTTGTCGAGCAGGTTGCGTACGGCGATCCGCACGAGGGCCGGGTCGGCGGTGGCCACCGAGGGTTCCAGTGAGGCGGTCAGGGTGTGCGGGCCGGCCGTCAGCTCCTCGCAGACCTGCTCGACCAGCTGGTCCAGGCGCAGCGGGACCGGTCGCAGGGTGTCGGCCGCGCCCTGGAGGCGTCCCCGGGTGAGGACGTTGTCGACGACGTCGGTGAGCCGTTCGGTGGCGCGCCGGATGCGCGGCAGGTGCGGGTCCAGACCGCGCGGGTCCATCCCGGCCACGTCCACGGAGCTGCGCATGACGGCCACCGGGGTGCGGAGTTCGTGCGCCGTGTCCGCGAGCATCCGCTCCTGAGCCTCCAGCGCCCGCCAGGCCGGGCGCAGGCTCCTGCCGGAGAGCAGGTGGCCGGTGACGGCGGCCAGGCCGGTGAGCAGCCCGGCCCCGGTCAGCACGGAGACGATCAGCCGGCTGTGCTCGGCCACGCGGTGGGCCGGGTCGCCGACGACCACGACCGCGCCCTCCACGGCACCCGATTCGTCGTGGTGGAAGGGCCGGCCGAGCAGGTACGCGGGATCGCCGTGCGCGTCGGACACCTCCGCCCGCACCGTGTCGTCCCGCTCCATGGCCGATCGGGCGAGTGCGGTCAGCCGGGCGTCGGCGACGGGCTCGGCCTGCCCCTGAGAGGTGAAGATACGTTTCAGCACACCGCCCGGTGCTCGGCGCAACACCGTCACCTGGGGACGCCCCTCCGTGGCCTCGTCGTCGTAGAGGCCGTCCAACTGGATCCCGGCGTCCGTGTAGTAGATCAGCGAGGTGCTGACCGCGGCCCGCCGACCCATCTCGTCG
This region of Streptomyces sp. NBC_00513 genomic DNA includes:
- a CDS encoding helix-turn-helix domain-containing protein, which translates into the protein MTTGSDGLAGLLSGLKKRSGLSYGALAGRLHVSTSTVHRYCNGDAVPTDFGTVERFAKQCGATRDELVEAHRRWIIADDARRRPRPVTTTTTAETAAGGTGSANLAKAAGTADAAPGEAAGAGGPHSPAPPASSASSAENASKGAESPQPTSEMETESDDGPEPEAGKTPAVGAVTSTTRRPRRGRDSSRSAAAGFPARRRGVRIALAAGAVAVLAVPAAYAVTRYAADEPTPSGPSAPVSPSSSRTAPYTPGPGTSASASTSPTASGSTTAGGSASPVAGASSPAPGREGSGTPGGTPPSGDGAAVQPPSVGVSSYNWDAPCGANFLLNQPEGQVPPPSAPQDTRGWARALGAVDAGAMQLQLTAKGRTDEAVVITGIDVRVVERGAPLAWRAFSMGDGCGSGITPQTFDIDLDDARPVTRAKDGQDGGSTVPAKGFPFKVSSHDPQVFNLDVHTEGHLASWYLEVGWSSGDRRGTVRVDDGGRPFRTSALEGRPRYGWWPDRSEWVAL
- a CDS encoding IS481 family transposase — translated: MSHRNARLTVFGRRLLIERVVSGRPVAHVAAEMGISRATAHKWMRRWRAEGEAGLHDRSSRPRTKPHRTPADVETRVCDLRRARKLGPARIGPVLGLPASTVHRILTRHGMHRLAFMDRPTGTVIRRYERDHPGELIHVDVKKLGRIPDGGGHKVLGRDAGRPIRGMGFDYVHSAVDDHSHLAYSEIHNDEKVATCAGFLTRAAAFFHSQGITRIERVLTDNAWAYRKGLAWKNVLAELGASGKLTRAYRPQTNGKVERFNRTLLDEWAYLRPYTSNQERTEALTDFLHTYNHHRCHTALDGNPPINRVNNPAGQYT
- a CDS encoding nuclear transport factor 2 family protein, translated to MSHTNIAAALNDLLFTPELDLGEAVERHFAPDYRQRTNGTWDERDGFIAHIAHLRTVVATGSVEVHEELTDGRMYADRHTVDVVKKDGSGVRTEVYLFGEFADDGRFRRIEETTLMLSGSEEDRNLGSAR
- a CDS encoding EF-hand domain-containing protein, with amino-acid sequence MASAFQERKLKGMFAAFDADGDGFLREEDFTSLVARWSRLPGVGPGTEVRERMETLLMGWWAALLEVGDTNGDGAIDMGELLALVDRLPAMVADVTATADTVFDAVDANGDGRISPEEHRTLVETWNGRPVDVTGVFELLDLNGDGHLSREEFALLWRQFWISDDPAEPGNWLCGRISG
- a CDS encoding MarR family winged helix-turn-helix transcriptional regulator, whose amino-acid sequence is MNNETGHEVADALGDLLKRTLRADLHRALTEDLGEAVDEVTYPVLSGLARTGPRSAADLAADVGLDRSGVSRRASRLEAAGLVRREQDPADRRAVLLTLTTRGSRTVEIMRQRLASRIEASLSSWPPEEARSFAVNLRRFVDEGPFTGPTEQQ
- a CDS encoding SCO4225 family membrane protein, with amino-acid sequence MNARTFIRLTVTNRASAIYLGLIACLAAMATAVTLFADDPGFVWVWPVFLALPTFFLVGALGEAVWGGTPMPDWFFFGGILLSVLIQSFALGALLAGLHRRTRPGPRRA
- the ltrA gene encoding group II intron reverse transcriptase/maturase, with the translated sequence MNTDELEWALMKAERRVLEIQTKLHRWAVDDSHRRFDDLFNLVADPAFLLVAWDRVRGNKGARTAGVDGKTARSIEVGQGVETFLDKLRTQIRDRSFYPVPVRERMIPKANGKLRRLGIPTVADRVVQASLKLVLEPVFEADFLPCSYGFRPNRRAHDAIAESRYLASHGYEWVVEGDITACFDEIAHPALMERVRNRIGDKRVLSLVKAFLKSGILSRDGAFTDTRTGTPQGGILSPLLANIALSVLDEHIAQAPGGPDGTSEDRRRRRRRGLPNYRLVRYADDFLVLVFGRREHAEELRDEVAEALKSMGLRLSVEKTKITHIDEGLDFLGWRIQRHWKRGTDRQYIYTYPARKSVRSVTGKVKELTGRQNVGLSLESLLHRLNSVLRGWCAYFRPGVSNVAFCYLSHYTWMRVTRWIRRKHPGITWKQLRRRYYSGGWWPVTEEAELLNPAKVSTTRYRYRGKLIPSPWPTTA